Proteins encoded in a region of the Thioalbus denitrificans genome:
- a CDS encoding Hsp20/alpha crystallin family protein encodes MAEKRKEKELKVSKAPEQELQLAGRRGGLMEPFDEFDRLFDSFFRRGLMRSSLFDWPEMPRLATLEERMPRVDIVDRDKELVVHAELPGVTKDGLEVTLGEDTLTIRGSRKHEQKESGENYYRSEIHRGGFCRTLRLPAAVDGDKAKAKFTDGVLELTLPKVESARRRTVKVE; translated from the coding sequence ATGGCCGAAAAACGCAAGGAGAAGGAGTTGAAAGTATCGAAGGCGCCGGAACAGGAACTCCAGCTGGCCGGCCGGCGCGGTGGCCTGATGGAGCCTTTCGACGAGTTCGATCGCCTGTTCGACAGCTTCTTCCGCCGCGGACTGATGCGGTCGTCGCTGTTCGACTGGCCCGAGATGCCGCGCCTGGCGACGCTGGAGGAGCGGATGCCTCGGGTCGACATCGTCGACCGCGACAAGGAACTGGTGGTGCATGCCGAGTTGCCCGGGGTCACGAAGGACGGCCTGGAAGTCACCCTTGGCGAGGATACCCTCACCATCCGCGGCAGCCGGAAGCACGAGCAGAAGGAGTCGGGCGAGAACTACTACCGCAGCGAGATACATCGCGGCGGGTTCTGCCGCACACTGCGCCTGCCCGCCGCGGTGGATGGCGACAAGGCCAAGGCGAAATTCACCGACGGCGTGCTGGAGCTTACCCTGCCGAAGGTGGAGAGTGCCCGGCGGCGGACGGTGAAGGTCGAGTAG
- a CDS encoding ribonuclease Z produces the protein MKPLIHPRLVNDPFGDPGLYVELLFEHRALLFDLGDIRALAPRQLLRVSDVFVSHTHMDHFIGFDHLLRILLGRERNVRLYGPRGFIAQVEHHLGGYTWNLVGNYTGELAFEVTEILDSTTARRARFACRSGFRRAADAELELSGGMLLAEDAIEVSCTLLDHGTPSLAFRLAETSHLNVWKDRLQALGLPTGGWLRDLKAAVRAGAPPETPITIRWHEAGVPREVRHTLGWLHDTLLREAPGQTLVYVADCAATDANAGRIVALARSADWLCIECTFLEEDRDHAARKFHLTAADAGRLAREAGVKRIIPFHFSPKYEARPEALEAELYAAFLGAAEG, from the coding sequence ATGAAGCCGCTCATCCATCCACGGCTGGTCAACGATCCTTTCGGTGATCCGGGTCTCTACGTGGAGCTGCTGTTCGAGCACCGCGCCCTGCTCTTCGATCTCGGCGACATCCGTGCGCTCGCTCCGCGCCAGTTGCTGCGCGTCAGCGACGTGTTCGTTTCCCACACCCACATGGATCATTTCATCGGCTTCGATCACCTGCTGCGAATCCTGCTCGGACGCGAGCGGAACGTCCGTCTCTACGGACCGCGGGGCTTCATTGCCCAGGTGGAGCACCACCTCGGCGGCTACACCTGGAACCTGGTGGGCAACTACACCGGGGAACTGGCTTTCGAGGTCACCGAGATACTGGATTCAACCACGGCCAGACGGGCGCGATTCGCCTGCCGCAGCGGCTTTCGCCGGGCGGCGGACGCCGAGTTGGAGCTGAGCGGCGGCATGCTGCTGGCGGAGGACGCCATCGAGGTGAGCTGCACGCTGCTGGATCACGGCACGCCGAGCCTCGCCTTCAGGCTCGCCGAGACCAGTCACCTCAATGTCTGGAAGGACCGGCTACAGGCGCTGGGGCTGCCCACCGGCGGCTGGCTGCGCGATCTGAAAGCGGCGGTACGCGCCGGCGCGCCGCCGGAGACGCCCATCACCATTCGCTGGCACGAGGCCGGGGTACCGCGCGAGGTCCGCCACACGCTCGGCTGGCTGCATGACACCCTGCTGCGCGAGGCTCCCGGACAGACGCTGGTCTACGTGGCCGACTGCGCGGCCACCGACGCCAATGCCGGGCGTATCGTGGCGCTCGCCCGCAGCGCCGACTGGCTGTGCATCGAGTGCACGTTCCTGGAGGAGGATCGGGATCACGCCGCACGCAAGTTTCACCTCACCGCCGCCGATGCCGGACGGCTGGCCCGTGAGGCGGGCGTGAAACGGATCATTCCCTTCCACTTCTCACCCAAGTACGAGGCGCGCCCGGAGGCCCTGGAGGCGGAGCTCTACGCGGCGTTCCTGGGGGCGGCCGAGGGGTAA
- a CDS encoding YkgJ family cysteine cluster protein codes for MAKRTSSLYTQPFHRRETLRFECTGCGACCTGTEESHVFLEPGEAEAIRHHLGLSTAWFRRRYLARTGEEETVLAWGAEPGRCVFLGADGRCRIYPVRPLQCRTYPFWPEVVATRKAWEQEARRCEGIGRGAPVPLARIEAELERQR; via the coding sequence ATGGCGAAACGAACCAGTTCCCTCTACACCCAGCCGTTCCATCGGCGCGAAACGCTGCGTTTCGAGTGCACCGGCTGCGGTGCCTGCTGCACCGGCACCGAGGAGAGCCATGTCTTCCTGGAACCGGGTGAGGCCGAAGCCATCCGCCACCATCTCGGTCTCTCCACGGCCTGGTTCCGGCGCCGCTACCTCGCGCGGACCGGTGAGGAGGAAACGGTTCTGGCCTGGGGTGCCGAGCCGGGGCGCTGCGTGTTTCTCGGCGCCGACGGGCGCTGCCGCATCTACCCGGTCCGCCCCCTGCAGTGCCGGACCTATCCCTTCTGGCCCGAAGTGGTGGCCACCCGCAAGGCCTGGGAGCAGGAGGCACGGCGCTGCGAGGGCATCGGGCGCGGGGCGCCGGTACCGCTCGCCCGCATCGAGGCCGAACTCGAGCGTCAGCGCTGA
- a CDS encoding class I fructose-bisphosphate aldolase, with translation MTDIVGLLGNEAENLLKHRCSGIPAEQIHAPGPDYVERVVSAKALKPTVLRNLQLLFNTGRLAGTGYLSILPVDQGVEHSGGASFAPNPAFFDPETICRLAIEGGCNAVASTLGVLHSVARGYAHRIPFLVKINHNELLTHPAMHDQTLFASVQQAFDLGAVAVGATIYFGSQESRRQIQEVSEAFELAHDLGMVTVLWAYLRNPNFKLGGVDYHTAADLTGQANHLASTIGADIVKQKQADCNGGYTHLQFGKTHPWVYEKLTSEHPVDLVRYQVANCYMGRVGMINSGGASGKDDLHQAVRTAVINKRAGGMGLISGRKAFQKPMDEGVKLLNAIQDVYLDGSITLA, from the coding sequence ATGACGGATATTGTTGGTTTGCTCGGTAACGAGGCTGAAAACCTGCTCAAGCACCGCTGTTCAGGCATACCCGCGGAGCAGATTCATGCCCCGGGACCCGACTACGTGGAACGGGTGGTTTCCGCCAAGGCCCTCAAGCCAACGGTGCTCCGCAATCTGCAGTTGCTGTTCAACACCGGCCGCCTGGCGGGAACCGGCTACCTCTCCATCCTGCCGGTCGACCAGGGCGTGGAGCACTCCGGCGGCGCCTCCTTTGCGCCCAATCCGGCCTTTTTCGACCCGGAAACCATCTGCCGGCTGGCCATCGAGGGTGGCTGCAATGCCGTGGCCTCGACCCTGGGGGTGCTGCACTCGGTGGCACGCGGTTACGCCCACCGCATCCCGTTCCTGGTGAAGATCAACCACAACGAGCTGCTCACTCATCCCGCCATGCACGACCAGACCCTGTTCGCCAGCGTGCAGCAGGCCTTCGACCTGGGCGCCGTGGCGGTGGGCGCCACCATCTACTTCGGCTCGCAGGAGTCGCGGCGGCAGATCCAGGAGGTGAGCGAGGCCTTCGAACTGGCCCACGACCTGGGGATGGTGACTGTCCTCTGGGCCTACCTGCGCAATCCCAACTTCAAGCTGGGCGGGGTGGACTACCACACCGCGGCCGATCTCACCGGCCAGGCCAACCACCTGGCCTCCACCATCGGGGCGGACATCGTCAAGCAGAAGCAGGCCGACTGCAACGGCGGCTATACCCACCTGCAGTTCGGCAAGACCCACCCCTGGGTGTACGAGAAACTCACCTCCGAGCATCCCGTCGACCTGGTCCGCTACCAGGTGGCCAACTGCTACATGGGCCGGGTGGGGATGATCAACTCTGGCGGCGCCTCCGGCAAGGACGACCTGCACCAGGCCGTGCGGACCGCGGTCATCAACAAGCGTGCCGGCGGCATGGGGCTCATCTCCGGGCGCAAGGCCTTCCAGAAGCCGATGGACGAGGGGGTGAAGCTCCTCAATGCCATCCAGGACGTCTATCTCGACGGTTCCATCACCCTGGCCTGA
- the mobB gene encoding molybdopterin-guanine dinucleotide biosynthesis protein B — protein MSDLDAPVPLLGFAAWSGTGKTTLLCAVLPRLRAAGLRVGLVKHAHHHFDIDHPGKDSYELRQAGAGQVLVASRHRWALIRETPECGSDPALDALIGQLDLGRLDLVLVEGFRHLRFPKIELHRPVLGKPLLYPDDDSIIAIAHDGVIDPPPSIPSLSINEPEAVAELIIRYVREWNR, from the coding sequence ATGAGTGATCTCGACGCCCCCGTGCCGCTGCTGGGCTTCGCCGCCTGGAGCGGCACGGGCAAGACCACGCTGCTGTGCGCCGTGCTGCCCCGCCTGCGCGCGGCGGGACTGCGGGTGGGTCTGGTGAAGCACGCCCATCACCACTTCGACATCGACCATCCGGGCAAGGACAGCTACGAGTTGCGCCAGGCGGGCGCCGGCCAGGTGCTGGTGGCCTCGCGCCACCGCTGGGCGCTCATCCGGGAGACTCCCGAGTGCGGCAGCGACCCGGCGCTCGATGCGCTCATCGGGCAACTGGATCTCGGCCGGCTCGACCTGGTGCTGGTGGAAGGATTCCGCCACCTGCGCTTCCCCAAGATCGAACTGCACCGCCCCGTGCTGGGCAAGCCACTGCTCTACCCCGACGACGACTCCATCATCGCCATCGCCCACGACGGGGTGATCGATCCGCCCCCCTCCATCCCCAGCCTCTCCATCAACGAACCGGAGGCGGTGGCAGAGCTCATCATTCGCTACGTCAGGGAATGGAACCGCTGA
- a CDS encoding GNAT family N-acetyltransferase, translated as MELRFLDSLEEIPATTWNALAGIDHPFTRHEFLAALERHGCAGPEFGWRPHHAVLYRDGEALAAAPFYLKSNSYGELVFDHAWADAYRRHGLDYYPKLVNAVPYTPATGPRLLLAAGADRSVAEALVHGIIEACERHGISGAHWLFPRPEAMALFTGAGLIPRLGCQFHWNNPGYRDFEDFLDTFSAAKRKKVNRERRRVRDQRVEIEVVRGDRADESQWAQMDAFYRRTFDDKYGVPTLNLGFFLEVAERMGEQALLVFARHEGRTVAGALNFMSGDTLYGRHWGTTGDYHSLHFEVCYYQGIEYCIRAGLRSFEPGAQGEYKVSRGFVPTATWSAHWIRDPAFRAAIERHTRQEQAYVEAYMAEMNASAPYKNII; from the coding sequence ATGGAGCTGCGCTTTCTCGACAGCCTGGAGGAGATCCCCGCCACGACCTGGAACGCCCTGGCCGGGATCGACCACCCCTTCACCCGCCACGAGTTTCTCGCGGCGCTGGAGCGACACGGCTGCGCCGGCCCGGAGTTCGGCTGGCGCCCCCATCACGCGGTGCTCTACCGCGACGGCGAGGCACTGGCCGCCGCACCCTTCTACCTGAAGTCCAACTCCTATGGCGAACTGGTGTTCGACCATGCCTGGGCCGACGCCTACCGGCGCCACGGCCTGGACTACTACCCCAAGCTGGTGAACGCCGTGCCCTACACCCCCGCCACCGGGCCCCGGCTGCTGCTGGCCGCAGGCGCCGATCGTTCCGTGGCCGAGGCCCTGGTGCACGGAATCATCGAAGCCTGCGAACGGCACGGGATCTCCGGTGCGCACTGGCTCTTCCCCCGCCCCGAGGCGATGGCGCTGTTCACCGGCGCGGGACTCATCCCGCGGCTCGGCTGCCAGTTCCACTGGAACAATCCCGGCTACCGCGACTTCGAGGATTTCCTCGACACCTTCAGCGCGGCCAAGCGCAAGAAGGTGAACCGGGAACGGCGGCGGGTCCGGGATCAGCGGGTGGAGATCGAGGTGGTGCGCGGCGACCGGGCCGACGAGTCCCAGTGGGCGCAGATGGACGCCTTCTACCGCCGCACCTTCGACGACAAGTACGGCGTTCCGACCCTCAACCTCGGTTTCTTCCTCGAGGTGGCCGAGCGGATGGGCGAGCAGGCCCTGCTGGTTTTCGCCCGGCACGAGGGACGCACCGTCGCCGGCGCGCTCAACTTCATGAGCGGCGATACCCTCTACGGCCGCCACTGGGGCACCACCGGCGACTACCACAGCCTCCACTTCGAGGTCTGCTACTACCAGGGCATCGAGTACTGCATCCGCGCGGGGCTGCGGAGTTTCGAACCGGGCGCCCAGGGCGAGTACAAGGTCAGCCGCGGCTTCGTCCCCACCGCGACCTGGTCCGCCCACTGGATCCGCGATCCCGCCTTCCGCGCCGCCATCGAGCGCCACACCCGCCAGGAACAGGCCTACGTCGAGGCCTACATGGCCGAGATGAACGCCTCCGCGCCCTATAAAAACATCATCTGA
- a CDS encoding CoA pyrophosphatase: MRLQIIQLLQQAAEPGIEGDVPLRERPPASAPLVQAAVLVPLVDHPAGMTVLLTQRTRHLRDHAGQVSFPGGRVEAHDADPVATALRETWEEVGLAPTQVEVVGELEPYATITGFLVHPVVGIVTPGFIPAPDPFEVEAVFEVPLHHVLKPGNYRREQRRHRGELREYFVLDYPDFHIWGATAAILVNLRRRLAGA; encoded by the coding sequence ATGCGTCTGCAGATCATCCAGCTACTACAGCAGGCCGCCGAACCCGGCATCGAGGGTGATGTGCCGTTGCGCGAGAGGCCCCCGGCCAGCGCCCCGCTGGTCCAGGCCGCGGTGCTCGTGCCGCTGGTGGATCATCCCGCCGGAATGACCGTGCTGCTCACCCAGCGCACCCGGCATCTGCGCGATCATGCCGGGCAGGTGAGTTTCCCCGGCGGGCGGGTGGAGGCCCACGATGCCGACCCCGTGGCGACGGCACTGCGCGAAACCTGGGAGGAGGTGGGGCTCGCCCCGACCCAGGTGGAAGTGGTGGGTGAGCTCGAACCCTATGCCACCATCACCGGCTTCCTCGTCCATCCCGTGGTGGGCATCGTCACCCCCGGCTTCATACCGGCACCGGATCCCTTCGAAGTGGAGGCGGTCTTCGAGGTGCCGCTCCACCATGTCCTGAAACCCGGCAACTACCGCAGGGAACAGCGTCGCCACCGTGGCGAGCTGCGCGAGTACTTCGTACTCGACTACCCCGACTTTCACATCTGGGGCGCCACCGCCGCCATCCTCGTCAACCTGCGCCGCCGCCTGGCGGGGGCATGA